One window of Methylococcus sp. EFPC2 genomic DNA carries:
- a CDS encoding TonB-dependent receptor, whose translation MSPVRIARHAAAYPTKRWTVVAIGAALSMPAYAARAADAPPAPPAQAERTLSFAIPAKPLDEAINDFIAVTDWQVGFPSSLTRGIRSPGVTGRYPPAQALEKLLAGSGLTYRAAGPNTVTLQKAPPAPAPPGKPAAPVKAESGQTTLNKVTVTAARSEDEGTGSLTTPSLAESQAKLDKVPGGTTLIDGERIKEGASFTVNDAFAYAPGVYVGDSSGSVAGGSRISIRGSDINSFISPIRGIKFLRDGLPFTNANGFTDVETLNLYSVKQIEVYRGASALEYGASNLGGAVNFVSPTGYTADKLRIGTTLGTNGYVNSTFSSGAVLGGGWDAYGSLSYVTFNGNRQSNEQELFYGYGNIGYRWNEQNETRLHIDIQDIDYQAWAGGLTKQQLKQDPHQNETTSRPRNGWPLYKFDLRHTVRLDDGDQFDFGAYYFNKDFSFTDAAWGFYRDLWQDAGFSWRHQINTRLFGLQNRVVWGGLTQWMWINDHENDPVNGSRGPLRFNERDDWNNVEAYLEDQLSLTDDFNLVLGGQVTYRKVAYQHRFPELAPGERTQAGQDFFNFNPKLGFTWQATKAAQIYGNLSRSAETPPLSDLSSVFQQPRLTSQTGTTVEIGTRGQSEWLKWDLAFYHAWLNNELLIISSPFNPTVFSTTNAGNTQHTGIELGLESTLPLGLIAEDDQIRLRGSYTWSRFQFDSDPVLKDNRLPGIPEHNARFEALYQHPSGFYAGPNVQAVGSNWVDFTNTLAAKPYALFGARVGWDDGRHWKVFVDGRNLTNERYAASVWVMGDARHQDQAQFNPGATRMVFGGFEYRY comes from the coding sequence ATGAGCCCAGTACGCATCGCCCGGCATGCCGCCGCCTATCCCACGAAAAGATGGACCGTCGTCGCGATTGGCGCCGCCCTGAGCATGCCGGCTTATGCGGCCCGGGCCGCCGATGCCCCTCCGGCTCCGCCCGCTCAGGCCGAGCGTACGCTATCGTTCGCCATCCCGGCCAAGCCACTGGACGAGGCCATCAACGATTTCATCGCCGTCACCGACTGGCAGGTCGGATTCCCCTCGTCGCTGACCCGGGGAATACGCTCGCCGGGCGTTACGGGCCGCTACCCTCCCGCACAGGCATTGGAAAAACTGCTGGCAGGTAGCGGATTGACCTATCGAGCGGCCGGCCCGAATACGGTCACCTTGCAAAAGGCCCCGCCTGCGCCCGCTCCGCCCGGCAAACCCGCCGCACCGGTCAAGGCCGAATCGGGCCAGACCACGCTGAACAAGGTCACCGTCACCGCGGCACGCTCCGAGGACGAGGGCACCGGCAGCCTGACCACGCCTTCTTTGGCGGAATCCCAGGCCAAACTCGACAAGGTGCCCGGCGGCACGACCTTGATCGATGGCGAGCGCATCAAGGAAGGCGCGAGCTTTACCGTCAACGACGCCTTCGCTTACGCGCCCGGCGTATACGTGGGCGACAGCTCGGGCAGCGTGGCGGGCGGCTCGCGCATCTCCATCCGCGGGTCGGACATCAATTCCTTCATCTCGCCGATACGCGGCATCAAATTCCTGCGCGACGGGCTCCCTTTCACCAATGCCAACGGTTTTACCGACGTCGAAACCCTCAATCTTTATTCCGTCAAGCAAATCGAGGTATACCGCGGCGCCAGCGCGTTGGAGTACGGGGCCAGCAATCTGGGCGGAGCCGTCAACTTCGTCAGCCCCACCGGCTACACGGCCGACAAGCTGCGGATAGGCACCACGCTGGGCACCAACGGCTACGTCAATTCCACCTTCAGCAGCGGCGCCGTGCTGGGCGGAGGCTGGGACGCCTACGGTTCCCTGTCGTACGTCACTTTCAACGGCAATCGTCAGAGCAACGAACAAGAGCTTTTTTACGGCTACGGCAACATCGGCTACCGCTGGAACGAGCAGAACGAAACCCGCTTGCACATCGACATCCAGGACATCGATTACCAGGCCTGGGCCGGCGGCTTGACCAAGCAACAGCTCAAGCAGGACCCCCACCAAAACGAAACGACATCCAGACCGCGAAATGGCTGGCCGCTTTACAAGTTCGACCTGCGCCATACCGTCCGTCTCGACGACGGCGACCAGTTCGACTTCGGCGCTTATTACTTCAACAAGGATTTTTCCTTCACCGATGCGGCCTGGGGCTTTTACCGCGACCTGTGGCAGGATGCCGGATTCTCCTGGCGCCATCAGATCAACACCCGGTTATTCGGCCTGCAAAATCGCGTGGTATGGGGCGGCCTGACGCAATGGATGTGGATCAACGACCACGAGAACGATCCCGTGAACGGCAGCCGGGGGCCTTTGCGTTTCAACGAACGCGACGACTGGAACAATGTCGAGGCTTATCTGGAAGACCAGCTAAGCCTTACCGACGACTTCAACCTGGTGCTGGGCGGCCAGGTAACCTACCGCAAGGTGGCCTATCAGCACCGCTTTCCCGAACTGGCCCCGGGTGAACGCACCCAGGCCGGCCAGGATTTCTTCAACTTCAATCCCAAGCTGGGCTTTACCTGGCAGGCGACCAAGGCCGCGCAGATCTATGGCAACCTGAGCCGCAGCGCGGAAACCCCACCGCTCAGCGATTTATCCAGCGTCTTCCAGCAGCCGCGTCTCACCAGCCAGACCGGAACGACCGTGGAAATCGGCACGCGCGGGCAATCGGAGTGGTTGAAGTGGGACTTGGCCTTCTACCACGCCTGGCTGAACAACGAGTTGCTCATCATCTCCAGCCCGTTCAATCCGACCGTGTTCAGTACCACCAACGCCGGCAACACCCAGCACACCGGCATCGAACTGGGCCTGGAAAGTACCCTGCCCTTGGGGCTGATCGCCGAGGACGACCAGATCCGCCTGCGCGGCAGCTACACCTGGAGCCGCTTCCAGTTCGACAGCGATCCCGTGCTGAAAGACAACCGGCTGCCGGGCATACCCGAGCACAACGCCCGCTTCGAGGCGCTTTATCAGCATCCGAGCGGCTTCTATGCAGGCCCCAATGTACAGGCGGTCGGCTCCAACTGGGTGGATTTCACCAACACCCTCGCCGCCAAGCCCTATGCCCTGTTCGGCGCGCGCGTCGGTTGGGACGACGGCCGGCATTGGAAGGTATTCGTGGACGGCCGCAACCTGACCAACGAGCGTTACGCCGCCTCGGTCTGGGTGATGGGCGATGCCCGCCACCAGGATCAGGCGCAGTTCAATCCCGGGGCGACCCGCATGGTGTTCGGCGGTTTCGAATACCGCTACTGA
- a CDS encoding FecR family protein, with translation MNPISGDNDGGPSGAIQEEALAWFASLQDTGLDPKQQAAFDDWLAADPHHAEAYAKVLVLWRAPAFETALGRYADEALAAAMKQRRSRWRAPSWAAAAALFCALAWGLTTFGWLDRWHADYATVAGEQRRILLSDGSAVTLNTDSALKLDFSENRRGVRLLSGEAYFEVQPDSARPFVVTTGTARVRVIGTRFSVSTGAETAVAVESGIVACANEQGDSVQLTHGQQVSVSKRRITSPEPVDAGRAFAWLKGRLIFKDQPLVQVLEELDRYHPGTIFVTDNRLAQIPVTGNYKLDDTAAVIRALAEVTGGHITHISNYLTIVR, from the coding sequence ATGAATCCCATTTCCGGCGACAACGACGGTGGCCCCTCGGGCGCCATACAAGAGGAAGCGCTCGCCTGGTTCGCGAGCCTGCAGGACACCGGCCTCGACCCCAAGCAGCAAGCCGCTTTCGACGACTGGCTAGCGGCCGACCCTCACCACGCGGAGGCTTATGCCAAGGTGCTCGTCTTATGGCGGGCGCCGGCCTTCGAGACCGCGCTGGGGCGATACGCCGACGAGGCGCTGGCCGCGGCCATGAAGCAAAGACGCTCGCGCTGGCGAGCGCCCAGCTGGGCCGCGGCGGCCGCGCTGTTCTGCGCGCTCGCCTGGGGCCTGACGACTTTCGGATGGCTGGACCGCTGGCACGCCGATTACGCCACCGTGGCCGGCGAGCAACGTCGCATCCTCCTGTCCGACGGCTCCGCCGTCACGCTGAATACCGACTCGGCGCTGAAACTGGATTTCAGTGAAAACCGGCGCGGCGTCCGCTTGTTGAGCGGAGAAGCCTACTTCGAGGTGCAGCCGGACAGCGCCCGGCCTTTCGTGGTGACGACCGGTACGGCCCGCGTACGCGTAATCGGAACGCGGTTTTCGGTGTCCACCGGAGCGGAGACGGCGGTCGCCGTCGAAAGCGGCATCGTCGCCTGCGCCAACGAGCAGGGAGACAGTGTTCAGCTCACGCACGGCCAACAGGTCAGCGTGTCGAAACGGCGGATCACCTCTCCCGAGCCTGTCGACGCCGGTCGCGCCTTCGCCTGGCTCAAGGGCCGGCTGATATTCAAGGACCAGCCGCTGGTCCAGGTACTGGAGGAACTCGACCGTTACCATCCGGGCACTATCTTCGTGACGGACAACCGGCTTGCGCAGATTCCCGTCACCGGCAACTACAAGCTCGACGATACCGCCGCCGTCATCCGCGCCCTGGCCGAAGTCACGGGTGGGCACATCACGCATATCTCGAACTACCTGACGATCGTGAGGTAA
- a CDS encoding rhodanese-like domain-containing protein — protein MSKPDWLADRSCARPSPGVRTGRPLWAAAIFALALSACGFQKPDYVKTIGPLELSRLMQNQDIFLVDVHIPEQRHIKGTDLFIPYNEIEKYQNKLPQDKNLAIYIYCKAGPMGNAAARSLHELGYRNLTNLEGGAEAWKKAGLAIE, from the coding sequence ATGAGTAAACCAGATTGGCTGGCCGATCGGAGTTGTGCTCGGCCGAGCCCCGGCGTTCGAACCGGACGCCCGCTGTGGGCAGCGGCGATATTCGCGCTCGCCCTGAGCGCTTGCGGGTTTCAGAAGCCGGACTATGTGAAGACGATAGGCCCGTTGGAACTGAGCCGGCTGATGCAGAACCAGGACATCTTCCTGGTCGATGTCCATATCCCGGAACAACGGCATATCAAGGGCACCGATCTTTTCATTCCGTACAACGAAATCGAGAAGTATCAAAACAAGCTCCCGCAAGACAAAAACTTGGCCATTTATATTTATTGCAAAGCCGGCCCCATGGGAAATGCGGCGGCAAGATCTCTGCACGAGTTGGGGTATCGCAATTTGACCAATCTCGAAGGCGGGGCCGAGGCCTGGAAAAAGGCTGGTCTTGCGATCGAGTAA
- a CDS encoding copper resistance protein NlpE, giving the protein MTKKLLFIVVGVLLLPLNAAWAETDMQIQEKALKSRELNKLGAMDHSGHAGSGEAAGKYRGVFYGYLPCKEENCNGIKMTLSLNPKNNYLLVIQPAKPQNRESFEKGKYEWSEATGTVLLTSNKEAPQRRLAIKDEGTLLYLNNGGKPVPGDQDRYLLQRSDKANNREMHIH; this is encoded by the coding sequence ATGACTAAAAAACTGTTATTTATAGTTGTCGGCGTATTACTGCTCCCGCTCAACGCCGCGTGGGCGGAAACCGATATGCAAATCCAGGAAAAGGCGCTCAAATCTCGCGAATTGAATAAACTCGGTGCCATGGATCACTCGGGCCACGCCGGTTCCGGGGAGGCGGCAGGCAAATATCGCGGCGTTTTTTACGGCTATTTGCCGTGTAAAGAAGAAAATTGCAACGGTATTAAAATGACCCTATCGTTGAATCCCAAGAATAATTATCTCTTGGTCATCCAACCCGCCAAGCCGCAAAACCGGGAATCCTTCGAAAAAGGAAAATACGAATGGAGTGAAGCCACAGGCACCGTACTGTTGACCTCCAACAAAGAGGCCCCTCAACGCCGGCTCGCAATCAAAGACGAGGGTACTTTGCTCTATCTGAACAACGGCGGAAAACCCGTGCCCGGAGACCAGGACAGGTATCTATTGCAAAGAAGCGACAAGGCTAATAATCGGGAAATGCACATCCATTGA
- a CDS encoding PepSY domain-containing protein: MPTAKSQRLVRLKSRRKLWLDVHLWLGLIAGVPLLIFGITGSILVFQQEIDEWLNPHLLTVEARPEGYRPLDELIDAGIAALPGASLTFAAYPRNETAALRLRFNRKIPDAPATENREVAVDPYTARVIGQRLMGRSDSPFPKTFIGFIFELHYAFFLGETVGYACTGILGASLIISVLSGLIVWWPLTGKWRQALTLKRRASAERLNFDLHKTSGFYTTLVMLPVLFSGIYMNLPQYVVPVIELFSPVTYRYWFQSTPLPNAEPITLGQAVNIADQRYPSGRPDWIYGAPEATRTYTVCKHDVNEPGSLLHRRCVVMDRYSGKILDIDDPSLGTAGEVFTHWQWPLHSGQAFGMSGRILVFVTGLACPLLFVTGLIRWLQKRRARALRPRAAARA, from the coding sequence ATGCCTACTGCAAAATCCCAACGCCTTGTCCGCCTGAAGTCCCGCCGCAAGCTTTGGCTGGATGTCCACCTGTGGCTGGGACTTATCGCCGGGGTTCCCCTGCTGATCTTCGGCATCACCGGCAGCATCCTGGTATTTCAGCAGGAGATCGACGAATGGCTGAATCCGCACCTGCTCACCGTAGAAGCCAGACCGGAAGGCTATCGGCCGCTGGATGAGCTAATCGACGCCGGAATCGCGGCCCTGCCGGGAGCCAGCCTGACCTTCGCCGCTTATCCGCGCAATGAAACGGCCGCCCTGAGGCTGCGCTTCAACCGGAAAATCCCGGACGCCCCGGCGACGGAGAACCGGGAGGTCGCCGTCGATCCCTACACCGCGCGAGTCATCGGCCAGCGCCTGATGGGACGTTCCGACAGTCCGTTCCCGAAGACCTTCATCGGTTTCATCTTCGAGCTGCATTATGCGTTTTTCCTGGGCGAAACGGTGGGGTATGCCTGCACCGGCATCCTCGGCGCCTCACTCATCATCTCGGTATTGAGCGGCCTGATCGTCTGGTGGCCCCTGACCGGGAAATGGCGGCAGGCGCTCACCCTCAAGCGCAGGGCCAGCGCGGAGCGCCTCAACTTCGATCTGCACAAGACGTCCGGTTTCTACACCACCCTCGTCATGTTGCCGGTGCTGTTCTCCGGCATCTACATGAATCTGCCCCAATACGTGGTGCCCGTGATCGAGCTGTTCTCGCCGGTGACCTACCGCTACTGGTTCCAGTCCACCCCGCTTCCGAACGCGGAGCCCATCACCCTGGGGCAGGCCGTGAACATAGCGGACCAACGCTACCCATCCGGCCGTCCCGACTGGATCTACGGCGCACCGGAAGCGACCCGCACCTACACCGTCTGCAAGCACGACGTGAACGAGCCGGGCAGCTTGCTCCATCGCCGCTGTGTGGTGATGGACCGCTACAGCGGAAAAATCCTCGACATCGACGATCCGTCCCTCGGCACGGCGGGCGAGGTGTTCACCCACTGGCAATGGCCGCTGCATTCCGGGCAGGCTTTCGGCATGAGCGGACGCATCCTGGTGTTCGTCACCGGACTGGCCTGTCCGCTGCTCTTTGTCACCGGCCTGATACGCTGGCTGCAGAAACGAAGGGCGCGCGCCCTTCGGCCCCGCGCGGCGGCTCGCGCATAA
- a CDS encoding RNA polymerase sigma factor — protein MEYADSGVEALFLDHLEPLIRIIYRMVGCRQTAEDLAQEAYLRLIHARESDQVAYPRPFLYQTAKNLALDHLRKEKVRARTDCPDAEPELLEQAPAKTPTPEHQALVSEQVRLFGSALEALSERRRQILVLHRFHHWSYERIAQHLGLSRRAVEKNIHAALAQVLAHMAEQGG, from the coding sequence ATGGAATACGCAGATTCCGGCGTCGAAGCCCTCTTTCTGGATCATCTCGAGCCATTGATCCGGATAATCTACCGCATGGTCGGTTGCCGGCAGACGGCGGAAGACCTGGCGCAAGAAGCCTATCTGAGATTGATCCATGCCAGGGAAAGCGATCAGGTCGCTTATCCCCGCCCCTTCCTCTACCAGACCGCCAAGAACCTCGCGCTCGACCATCTGCGCAAGGAGAAGGTGCGCGCGCGGACCGACTGCCCCGATGCCGAGCCCGAACTGCTGGAGCAGGCGCCGGCAAAGACACCGACGCCGGAACACCAAGCCCTGGTCTCCGAGCAAGTCCGGCTGTTCGGCAGCGCCCTGGAGGCATTGTCCGAGCGGCGGCGGCAAATACTGGTTCTCCACCGGTTCCATCACTGGAGCTACGAGCGCATCGCCCAGCATCTGGGCCTGTCGCGGCGGGCGGTGGAAAAAAATATCCATGCCGCGCTGGCGCAGGTGCTGGCCCACATGGCCGAGCAAGGTGGCTAA
- a CDS encoding cyclase family protein, translated as MSVEFKALSAGILLVMAGCASQPVPWAGGHWVDLSHAFSAATLYWPTSEPFHLTPVFSGTTEKGYHYAANRYDASEHGGTHLDAPIHFAAQGGTVEQIPLTRLVGPAAVIDVSARALKDKDYRIAVADLEAWERTHGVLPEQAIVLLRTGYARYWPQAERYLGTAEKGEAAVAKLHFPGLDPEAARWLVEQRHIKAVGLDTASIDYGQSTLFESHQFLSRAGVPIFENVDLPDQLPATAAVVVALPMKIEGGSGAPLRIVAWVPDRP; from the coding sequence ATGAGCGTGGAATTCAAAGCCTTGTCTGCCGGGATCCTGTTGGTTATGGCCGGCTGCGCATCGCAGCCCGTTCCTTGGGCCGGCGGACACTGGGTCGATCTAAGCCATGCGTTTTCCGCCGCGACGCTTTATTGGCCGACGTCGGAGCCCTTTCATTTGACGCCGGTTTTTTCCGGGACGACGGAAAAAGGCTACCACTACGCGGCCAATCGCTACGATGCGTCCGAACACGGCGGTACGCATTTGGATGCGCCCATCCACTTCGCGGCGCAGGGCGGTACCGTGGAACAGATCCCATTGACTCGACTCGTGGGCCCTGCCGCGGTCATCGATGTATCTGCTCGTGCTCTCAAGGATAAGGATTACCGCATTGCGGTGGCCGATCTTGAGGCATGGGAGCGGACTCATGGCGTTCTGCCGGAGCAGGCCATCGTGCTCTTGCGTACCGGTTATGCCCGCTACTGGCCGCAAGCGGAGCGCTATCTGGGTACCGCCGAAAAAGGGGAGGCCGCCGTGGCGAAACTGCATTTTCCCGGACTGGACCCGGAAGCGGCGCGCTGGCTGGTCGAGCAGCGCCACATCAAGGCCGTGGGGCTGGATACGGCGAGCATCGATTACGGGCAATCGACTCTATTCGAGAGCCACCAGTTCCTGTCGCGAGCGGGCGTCCCGATATTCGAGAACGTCGATCTGCCGGATCAACTACCGGCCACGGCGGCCGTCGTCGTCGCGTTGCCGATGAAAATCGAAGGCGGCAGCGGCGCGCCCTTACGTATCGTCGCATGGGTGCCGGACCGTCCCTAA
- a CDS encoding GlsB/YeaQ/YmgE family stress response membrane protein, which yields MKFLVYMLVGLAAGWLAGKLVKGGGSGIVGYIIVGVFGAVLGGVLFDVLGMSGGGGWVGDLIVATVGAIVFLVLLRVVRRV from the coding sequence ATGAAATTCCTGGTGTATATGTTGGTTGGCCTGGCTGCCGGTTGGTTGGCCGGAAAACTGGTGAAGGGCGGTGGTTCCGGTATTGTCGGATACATCATCGTCGGCGTGTTTGGCGCGGTGCTCGGCGGTGTCCTGTTCGATGTACTGGGCATGTCCGGTGGGGGTGGCTGGGTCGGTGATTTGATCGTAGCAACCGTGGGCGCCATCGTCTTCTTGGTTCTATTGCGCGTGGTCAGAAGGGTTTAG
- a CDS encoding sigma-70 family RNA polymerase sigma factor — protein sequence MESQDEGTTLADWFRAHRQELVSFLALRLRCRDTAGDLAQETYLRLYQYGEATIANPGAFAFRVAANLVVDHQRKQAVRARFETDELPVEEMECVPAGAATPEQILSHRERLDLLQEALAELPVDCRTAFYLNRVQGRSHADIARHLAISESMVARHLARAMRHCKQRLD from the coding sequence GTGGAATCGCAGGATGAAGGGACTACGCTCGCCGACTGGTTTCGCGCTCATCGCCAGGAACTGGTGTCTTTTCTGGCGCTACGCCTGCGCTGCCGGGACACCGCCGGGGACCTGGCGCAGGAGACCTATCTGAGGCTGTATCAATACGGCGAGGCGACCATCGCCAATCCGGGCGCCTTCGCCTTCCGGGTGGCTGCCAACCTGGTGGTGGACCATCAGCGCAAGCAGGCGGTACGCGCGCGTTTCGAAACGGATGAGCTCCCTGTCGAAGAGATGGAATGCGTGCCGGCGGGTGCTGCGACCCCCGAACAAATCCTGTCTCATCGGGAGCGACTGGACTTGCTGCAGGAGGCCCTGGCGGAGCTCCCCGTGGATTGCCGCACGGCTTTCTATTTGAACCGGGTCCAGGGCCGTTCCCATGCCGACATCGCCCGGCACCTGGCGATTTCCGAATCCATGGTGGCGCGGCATCTGGCGCGCGCCATGCGGCACTGCAAACAACGACTGGACTAA
- a CDS encoding methyl-accepting chemotaxis protein — translation MKFSRMKIGLRLSIGFGTVLLLMLAIGLTGMWSSHKIAASAQRVVDVDSGILDKALRIQISVLNLRRFEKDMFINLGSQKDYEKYVLQWHTARKEVQGHIESLKPLLENADQKANLDHISADLAIYDGGIQSISALIGENKITTTQDANTAMVPYKEAVRRVDQYVAALSEFAGAQMQLSKAGVQSLIFTVNVQTILLLLAGMAFALHQAYKHVRSITAPLAHAHEVSRKMAGGDFNFTIQVHGEDEISELLVAIAGVQTTLRNLIGDFNALSRAALRGELATRAEVARHPGEFRQIVAGVNDTLDAVTGPLHRAAEYVHRIARGDLPAKITEDYPGEFNAIKDNLNLAIHNIDALISDTDGLVKAAVEGKLNIRADGSRHHGGFRKIVQGINDTLDAVIGPLGVAAEYVNRIAHGDLPPKIKEQYRGDFNAIKDNLNLAIDNISALAEDTDLLVSSAAAGKLDTRADASRHRGAYREIVRGINETLDDIVGPLELVERVLAALAKGDLSERIDARFTGTFATLCEDANLTVDNLAQSVLMIKEATDAINTASKEIASGNSDLSHRTELQASSLEETASSMEELSSAVKQNAENAKRANQMAEAASEVATRGGAAVQRVVGTMNEINTSARKIVDIISVIDGIAFQTNILALNAAVEAARAGEQGRGFAVVAGEVRNLAQRSASAAREIKSLIVDSVEKVENGTSLVEEAGRTMDEIVTSVERVTGIMADITAASIEQSSGIEQVNKAIIQMDEVTQQNAALVEQAAAAAESLEEQAANLAVMMSRFRLAGRGLVAVGMSYN, via the coding sequence ATGAAATTCTCCCGCATGAAAATAGGCCTACGCCTGTCCATTGGTTTCGGTACCGTTTTGCTACTCATGCTGGCAATAGGCCTAACGGGAATGTGGTCGAGCCACAAAATAGCCGCATCCGCACAACGGGTCGTTGATGTCGACAGCGGAATCCTGGACAAGGCCTTGCGGATCCAGATCAGCGTACTCAATCTGCGCCGCTTCGAAAAAGATATGTTCATCAACCTAGGCTCGCAGAAGGATTATGAAAAGTATGTGCTTCAATGGCACACGGCGCGCAAGGAAGTGCAAGGGCATATCGAATCTCTGAAACCCTTGCTGGAGAATGCGGATCAGAAAGCCAATCTCGATCATATATCCGCCGACCTGGCCATTTATGATGGCGGTATTCAGAGTATATCCGCGCTGATCGGCGAGAATAAAATCACCACCACCCAGGACGCCAATACGGCCATGGTCCCCTATAAAGAGGCCGTGCGCAGGGTCGACCAATACGTCGCAGCGCTCAGCGAGTTCGCTGGCGCGCAAATGCAGTTATCCAAGGCCGGCGTACAGAGTTTGATTTTCACGGTCAACGTGCAGACCATTCTCTTGCTGCTGGCCGGCATGGCATTCGCGCTGCATCAAGCTTACAAACACGTCCGCAGCATTACCGCGCCGTTGGCTCACGCCCACGAAGTATCGAGAAAAATGGCCGGCGGAGACTTCAACTTCACCATACAGGTCCACGGCGAAGACGAAATCAGCGAATTGCTGGTGGCAATCGCGGGGGTGCAAACCACGCTGCGCAACCTCATCGGCGACTTTAACGCCCTTTCGCGGGCGGCGCTGCGCGGGGAGTTGGCCACCCGCGCGGAAGTCGCCCGGCATCCGGGGGAGTTCCGGCAAATCGTGGCCGGGGTGAACGATACCCTGGACGCGGTGACGGGCCCCCTGCATCGGGCAGCCGAATATGTCCACCGGATCGCCCGCGGCGATCTGCCGGCAAAGATAACCGAGGACTACCCCGGCGAGTTCAATGCAATCAAAGACAACCTGAATCTGGCCATCCATAACATCGACGCCTTAATAAGCGATACCGACGGGTTGGTAAAAGCCGCGGTAGAGGGGAAGCTCAATATCCGCGCCGACGGGTCCAGGCATCATGGCGGCTTCCGCAAGATCGTCCAAGGGATCAACGACACCCTGGATGCCGTGATCGGCCCTCTGGGGGTGGCCGCGGAGTACGTCAACCGTATCGCGCACGGTGATTTGCCGCCCAAGATCAAGGAACAGTACCGGGGCGACTTCAACGCGATCAAGGACAACCTCAACCTGGCGATAGACAATATCAGCGCCCTGGCGGAAGACACCGACCTGCTGGTGTCGTCCGCCGCCGCTGGCAAGTTGGATACGCGGGCCGATGCATCCAGGCATCGGGGGGCCTACCGGGAAATCGTACGGGGGATCAACGAAACGCTGGACGATATCGTCGGGCCGCTCGAACTGGTGGAGCGGGTATTGGCAGCCTTGGCCAAAGGGGACCTCAGCGAACGGATAGACGCCCGCTTCACGGGCACCTTTGCCACCTTATGCGAGGACGCCAACCTCACGGTCGACAACTTGGCGCAGAGCGTGCTCATGATCAAGGAAGCGACCGATGCCATCAACACGGCCTCCAAGGAAATCGCATCGGGCAACTCGGACTTGTCGCACCGCACGGAACTGCAGGCCTCCAGCCTGGAGGAAACGGCTTCCAGTATGGAAGAACTGTCGTCGGCGGTGAAGCAAAACGCCGAAAACGCCAAGCGGGCCAATCAGATGGCGGAGGCCGCCTCCGAGGTGGCCACCAGGGGCGGGGCGGCGGTGCAGCGCGTGGTTGGCACCATGAACGAGATCAACACCAGCGCCCGGAAGATCGTCGATATCATCAGCGTGATCGACGGCATCGCCTTCCAAACCAATATTCTTGCGCTCAACGCGGCCGTGGAAGCGGCCCGGGCCGGCGAACAAGGCCGGGGTTTCGCCGTAGTGGCGGGCGAAGTTCGTAACCTGGCGCAACGCTCCGCATCGGCGGCCAGGGAAATCAAGTCGCTGATCGTGGATTCGGTCGAAAAAGTGGAGAACGGCACCTCGCTGGTGGAAGAAGCCGGCCGCACCATGGATGAGATCGTCACGTCGGTGGAACGCGTCACCGGCATCATGGCGGACATTACCGCCGCGTCCATCGAGCAGAGCAGCGGCATCGAGCAGGTGAATAAAGCCATCATCCAGATGGACGAAGTGACCCAGCAGAATGCGGCCTTGGTGGAGCAAGCGGCAGCGGCGGCGGAGTCCTTGGAAGAACAAGCCGCCAATCTCGCGGTCATGATGTCGCGCTTCCGGCTGGCCGGCCGAGGACTCGTCGCCGTCGGTATGTCGTACAACTAG